The following are encoded in a window of Numida meleagris isolate 19003 breed g44 Domestic line chromosome 13, NumMel1.0, whole genome shotgun sequence genomic DNA:
- the NTAN1 gene encoding protein N-terminal asparagine amidohydrolase isoform X1, translating to MPLLINGERIDLTRLTRGVIRAHPHLEEKAKLLRSQPIQIVEPKGLLYVQQREFAVTTPQDGSVSILGSDDATTCHLIVLRHTGSGATCLTHCDGSDTEAEVSLIMSSVKSFSNTTGYGRLEVHLVGGFNDDRQLSQKLTNQLLRAFDLQPDDVHLVTFCVTELNDREEKDIHFPIIYGIAVNVKTAEIFPATFPEKGPDEDLRSAHVLTGARLTNIYDAKTEQLHIGPYFWRPFPHVDFWLEQDDHQILQNLSTSPLAEPPHFVSHIRSTLTFLKEHPFPSHSLFPDRKPRIYKKNEEGLWELVCSDKI from the exons ATGCCGCTGCTGATTAACGGGGAGCGGATTGATCTGACTCGGCTCACGAGAGGCGTGATCCGCGCCCACCCGCACCTCGAG GAAAAGGCAAAGCTTCTAAGAAGTCAGCCTATCCAAATCGTGGAACCCAAAGGGCTTCTGTATGTCCAGCAGAGAGAATTTGCAGTGACCACCCCTCAGGATG GTTCTGTGTCTATTCTTGGATCGGATGACGCAACTACCTGCCATCTTATTGTGCTCCGACACACAG GCAGTGGAGCCACGTGCTTGACGCACTGTGATGGATCAGACACAGAAGCGGAGGTGTCGCTCATCATGAGTTCAGTAAAATCTTTCTCTAACACCACAGGTTATGGAAG GCTGGAAGTGCACCTAGTTGGAGGTTTCAATGATGATAGGCAGTTATCACAAAAACTTACTAATCAGCTTCTTA GAGCATTTGATCTCCAACCAGATGATGTTCATTTAGTGACTTTCTGCGTAACAG aactaaatgacagagaagagaaggatatTCACTTTCCAATCATTTATGGAATAG CTGTGAATGTaaaaacagcagagattttCCCTGCAACTTTTCCAGAAAAAGGGCCAGATGAGGATTTGCGTTCAGCCCATGTTTTAACAGGAGCAAGA CTGACTAACATCTATGATGCAAAGACCGAACAACTACACATTGGACCTTATTTTTGGAGGCCTTTCCCACATGTGGATTTCTGGTTGGAACAAGACGATCACCAGATTTTACAG aatcttTCCACATCACCCTTAGCTGAGCCACCCCATTTCGTTTCCCACATTCGATCTAcgttaacatttttaaaagaacatccATTTCCATCTCATTCCCTGTTTCCTGATAGAAAACCTCgcatatacaaaaaaaatgaagaagggtTATGGGAACTGGTTTGTTCTGACAAGATCTAA
- the NTAN1 gene encoding protein N-terminal asparagine amidohydrolase isoform X2 → MSSVKSFSNTTGYGRLEVHLVGGFNDDRQLSQKLTNQLLRAFDLQPDDVHLVTFCVTELNDREEKDIHFPIIYGIAVNVKTAEIFPATFPEKGPDEDLRSAHVLTGARLTNIYDAKTEQLHIGPYFWRPFPHVDFWLEQDDHQILQNLSTSPLAEPPHFVSHIRSTLTFLKEHPFPSHSLFPDRKPRIYKKNEEGLWELVCSDKI, encoded by the exons ATGAGTTCAGTAAAATCTTTCTCTAACACCACAGGTTATGGAAG GCTGGAAGTGCACCTAGTTGGAGGTTTCAATGATGATAGGCAGTTATCACAAAAACTTACTAATCAGCTTCTTA GAGCATTTGATCTCCAACCAGATGATGTTCATTTAGTGACTTTCTGCGTAACAG aactaaatgacagagaagagaaggatatTCACTTTCCAATCATTTATGGAATAG CTGTGAATGTaaaaacagcagagattttCCCTGCAACTTTTCCAGAAAAAGGGCCAGATGAGGATTTGCGTTCAGCCCATGTTTTAACAGGAGCAAGA CTGACTAACATCTATGATGCAAAGACCGAACAACTACACATTGGACCTTATTTTTGGAGGCCTTTCCCACATGTGGATTTCTGGTTGGAACAAGACGATCACCAGATTTTACAG aatcttTCCACATCACCCTTAGCTGAGCCACCCCATTTCGTTTCCCACATTCGATCTAcgttaacatttttaaaagaacatccATTTCCATCTCATTCCCTGTTTCCTGATAGAAAACCTCgcatatacaaaaaaaatgaagaagggtTATGGGAACTGGTTTGTTCTGACAAGATCTAA
- the RRN3 gene encoding RNA polymerase I-specific transcription initiation factor RRN3 isoform X1, which translates to MLAGDEFISSPPKKTVRFGGTLTDILLKYERGETTDFELLKHQLSDPDIKDAQIINWLHEFRSSVTYLTKDFEQLVSILLKLPWLRRSQEVVEEYLSFLGNLVSAQTVHLRPCLSMIVSQFVPPRITIREDDVDISDSDDDEENLSENFDTCHRALQTVAKYVPSTLQFLMPILVEKFPFINKSERTLECYVHNLLQVTVYLPTLRLQILELIVEKLLKLDVSTPQQDIEDAEEAANNSDSEEKSAEEGLFDMEEDEERKEKKVVSPCSERMAHPLAERLDILMTLLFAYIKDVCHVDGKLDINKTKDLYRDLVSVFDKLILPTHACCHVQYFIFHICSLKLGLAEAFLDHLWKKLQDPNNPSVIRQTAGSYIGSFLARAKFIPVVTVKACLDLLVNWMHKYIDNQDTGANAYCDVALHGPFYSACQAAFYTLIFRHKQLLDGNLRKGLSYLQSLNFERIVMCQLNPLKICIPSVVNLFAAITRKYQLVFCYTIIERNNRQFIPVVRSGAGGDLVQMCTNPLDSFFPFDPYVLKRSKKIIDPFYQFWEELSAEDLENLKKPIKRGTSEDEDDDFLKGETPQNEGVVEIAPNSYESNTRSPVSSTGSPSDCHAQYPH; encoded by the exons ATGTTGGCGGGGGACGAGTTCATTAGCTCCCCGCCCAAGAAGACGGTGCGGTTCGGGGGTACGCTGACGGACATCCTGCTTAAGTACGAGCGG GGTGAAACCACTGACTTTGAGCTGTTAAAGCATCAGCTGTCAGATCCTGACATAAAG GATGCCCAGATCATTAACTGGCTGCATGAATTTCGATCTTCTGTCACATATCTGACCAAGGACTTTGAACAACTGGTCAGCATTTTGCTG AAGCTGCCATGGTTGAGAAGAAGCCAAGAGGTAGTGGAAGAATATCTGAGTTTTCTTGGCAATCTGGTGTCAGCACAAACTGTCCATCTTAGGCCATGCCTGAGCATGATTGTATCCCAGTTTGTTCCTC CTCGAATAACCATCAGAGAAGATGATGTGGACATTTCAGATTctgatgatgatgaagaaa acCTCTCTGAAAATTTTGATACATGTCATAGAGCATTGCAGACTGTTGCAAAATATGTTCCTTC AACACTACAGTTTCTTATGCCAATACTTGTGgaaaaatttcctttcattaatAAATCAGAAAGAACTCTG GAATGTTATGTTCATAACCTACTACAAGTTACAGTGTACCTTCCAACACTGAGGCTTCAGATTCTGGAACTTATTGTTGAAAAGCTGTTAAAGTTGGAT GTTAGTACTCCCCAGCAAGATattgaagatgctgaagaagcTGCTAATAACTCTGATAGTGAGGAAAAATCTGCAGAGGAGGGACTATTTGACATG gaggaagatgaagaaagaaaagaaaagaaagttgtcTCTCCTTGTAGTGAGAGAATGGCCCATCCACTTGCAGAACGACTGGATATTTTGATGACCCTCCTGTTCGCCTATATTAAAGATGTTTGCCATGTGGATG GCAAGCTTGATATCAACAAGACAAAAGATTTGTATCGGGATCTCGTTTCTGTTTTTGACAAGCTCATTTTACCAACCCATGCTTGTTGTCATGTacagtatttcatatttcacaTCTGTAGCTTAAAATTG GGATTGGCTGAGGCATTTTTAGACCATCTTTGGAAAAAACTGCAAGATCCAAATAATCCTTCAGTGATCAGGCAAACTGCTGGGAGTTACATTGGCAGCTTCTTGGCAAGAGCTAAATTTATTCCAGTTGT cACAGTAAAAGCATGCCTGGATCTGCTGGTTAATTGGATGCATAAATACATTGATAATCAGGATACAGGGGCTAACGCTTATTGTGATGTAGCTCTCCATGGGCCATTTTATTCTGCATGTCAGGCAGCATTCTATACACTTATTTTCCGTCATAAGCAACTTCTGGATGGAAACTTAAGGAAAG GTCTGTCATATCTGCAGAGTTTAAATTTTGAGCGCATTGTCATGTGTCAGCTAAACCCTTTGAAGATATGTATACCTTCTGTTGTAAACTTGTTTGCCGCCATTACAAG gaaataccAGCTGGTGTTCTGCTACACAATTATTGAGAGAAACAATCGGCAGTTTATACCAGTTGTTCGGAGTGGCGCTGGGGGTGACTTGGTGCAGATGTGCACTAACCCGCTTGACAGTTTCTTCCCCTTTGATCCCTATGTGCTCAAAAG ATCAAAGAAGATCATTGATCCATTTTATCAGTTTTGGGAAGAACTGAGTGCTGAAGATCTAGAGAATCTGAAGAAGCCAATTAAAAGG GGTACttctgaagatgaagatgatgacTTTTTGAAAGGAGAAACCCCTCAAAATGAGGGTGTGGTTGAAATTGCTCCAAATTCTTATGAGTCAAATACCCGGAGCCCTGTGAGCAGCACTGGCTCTCCTTCAGACTGTCATGCGCAGTATCCACACTGA
- the RRN3 gene encoding RNA polymerase I-specific transcription initiation factor RRN3 isoform X2, whose product MVRGEERPPLPGETTDFELLKHQLSDPDIKDAQIINWLHEFRSSVTYLTKDFEQLVSILLKLPWLRRSQEVVEEYLSFLGNLVSAQTVHLRPCLSMIVSQFVPPRITIREDDVDISDSDDDEENLSENFDTCHRALQTVAKYVPSTLQFLMPILVEKFPFINKSERTLECYVHNLLQVTVYLPTLRLQILELIVEKLLKLDVSTPQQDIEDAEEAANNSDSEEKSAEEGLFDMEEDEERKEKKVVSPCSERMAHPLAERLDILMTLLFAYIKDVCHVDGKLDINKTKDLYRDLVSVFDKLILPTHACCHVQYFIFHICSLKLGLAEAFLDHLWKKLQDPNNPSVIRQTAGSYIGSFLARAKFIPVVTVKACLDLLVNWMHKYIDNQDTGANAYCDVALHGPFYSACQAAFYTLIFRHKQLLDGNLRKGLSYLQSLNFERIVMCQLNPLKICIPSVVNLFAAITRKYQLVFCYTIIERNNRQFIPVVRSGAGGDLVQMCTNPLDSFFPFDPYVLKRSKKIIDPFYQFWEELSAEDLENLKKPIKRGTSEDEDDDFLKGETPQNEGVVEIAPNSYESNTRSPVSSTGSPSDCHAQYPH is encoded by the exons ATGGTGCGAGGGGAGGAGCGGCCTCCTCTTCCG GGTGAAACCACTGACTTTGAGCTGTTAAAGCATCAGCTGTCAGATCCTGACATAAAG GATGCCCAGATCATTAACTGGCTGCATGAATTTCGATCTTCTGTCACATATCTGACCAAGGACTTTGAACAACTGGTCAGCATTTTGCTG AAGCTGCCATGGTTGAGAAGAAGCCAAGAGGTAGTGGAAGAATATCTGAGTTTTCTTGGCAATCTGGTGTCAGCACAAACTGTCCATCTTAGGCCATGCCTGAGCATGATTGTATCCCAGTTTGTTCCTC CTCGAATAACCATCAGAGAAGATGATGTGGACATTTCAGATTctgatgatgatgaagaaa acCTCTCTGAAAATTTTGATACATGTCATAGAGCATTGCAGACTGTTGCAAAATATGTTCCTTC AACACTACAGTTTCTTATGCCAATACTTGTGgaaaaatttcctttcattaatAAATCAGAAAGAACTCTG GAATGTTATGTTCATAACCTACTACAAGTTACAGTGTACCTTCCAACACTGAGGCTTCAGATTCTGGAACTTATTGTTGAAAAGCTGTTAAAGTTGGAT GTTAGTACTCCCCAGCAAGATattgaagatgctgaagaagcTGCTAATAACTCTGATAGTGAGGAAAAATCTGCAGAGGAGGGACTATTTGACATG gaggaagatgaagaaagaaaagaaaagaaagttgtcTCTCCTTGTAGTGAGAGAATGGCCCATCCACTTGCAGAACGACTGGATATTTTGATGACCCTCCTGTTCGCCTATATTAAAGATGTTTGCCATGTGGATG GCAAGCTTGATATCAACAAGACAAAAGATTTGTATCGGGATCTCGTTTCTGTTTTTGACAAGCTCATTTTACCAACCCATGCTTGTTGTCATGTacagtatttcatatttcacaTCTGTAGCTTAAAATTG GGATTGGCTGAGGCATTTTTAGACCATCTTTGGAAAAAACTGCAAGATCCAAATAATCCTTCAGTGATCAGGCAAACTGCTGGGAGTTACATTGGCAGCTTCTTGGCAAGAGCTAAATTTATTCCAGTTGT cACAGTAAAAGCATGCCTGGATCTGCTGGTTAATTGGATGCATAAATACATTGATAATCAGGATACAGGGGCTAACGCTTATTGTGATGTAGCTCTCCATGGGCCATTTTATTCTGCATGTCAGGCAGCATTCTATACACTTATTTTCCGTCATAAGCAACTTCTGGATGGAAACTTAAGGAAAG GTCTGTCATATCTGCAGAGTTTAAATTTTGAGCGCATTGTCATGTGTCAGCTAAACCCTTTGAAGATATGTATACCTTCTGTTGTAAACTTGTTTGCCGCCATTACAAG gaaataccAGCTGGTGTTCTGCTACACAATTATTGAGAGAAACAATCGGCAGTTTATACCAGTTGTTCGGAGTGGCGCTGGGGGTGACTTGGTGCAGATGTGCACTAACCCGCTTGACAGTTTCTTCCCCTTTGATCCCTATGTGCTCAAAAG ATCAAAGAAGATCATTGATCCATTTTATCAGTTTTGGGAAGAACTGAGTGCTGAAGATCTAGAGAATCTGAAGAAGCCAATTAAAAGG GGTACttctgaagatgaagatgatgacTTTTTGAAAGGAGAAACCCCTCAAAATGAGGGTGTGGTTGAAATTGCTCCAAATTCTTATGAGTCAAATACCCGGAGCCCTGTGAGCAGCACTGGCTCTCCTTCAGACTGTCATGCGCAGTATCCACACTGA